One window from the genome of Mucilaginibacter ginsenosidivorans encodes:
- a CDS encoding glycosyltransferase family 2 protein, which yields MEIKKLSIIIPAYNEGNTIHLILDKIREVKLIHNIQKELIIVNDHSTDHTEQAILGYQGAHPDADIRYFRHEANKGKGAALHTGISKATGEYLIIQDADLEYDPAEYNDLLKPVCDGFADVVYGSRFMGSNPHRILFFWHTIGNNFLTFLSNMFSNLNLTDMETCYKLFNTRLIQSIKLTEQRFGFEPEVTQKIARVPRIRIYEVGISYYGRTYEDGKKIGWKDGVRAIYCILKYGLFGVK from the coding sequence ATGGAAATTAAAAAATTATCGATCATTATTCCTGCCTATAACGAGGGCAACACGATCCACCTGATACTCGATAAGATCAGGGAGGTTAAACTTATTCATAATATTCAAAAAGAACTCATCATCGTGAACGATCATTCGACCGATCATACTGAGCAAGCCATTCTCGGTTACCAGGGCGCTCATCCCGATGCAGATATCCGGTACTTCAGGCACGAGGCGAACAAGGGCAAGGGCGCCGCGCTGCATACCGGCATTTCCAAAGCGACCGGCGAATACCTCATCATCCAGGATGCCGACCTTGAATACGACCCGGCTGAATACAACGACCTGCTGAAGCCCGTTTGCGACGGCTTTGCCGATGTGGTGTATGGCTCGCGCTTTATGGGCAGCAACCCGCACCGTATCCTGTTTTTCTGGCATACCATCGGCAATAATTTTCTAACCTTTTTGTCCAATATGTTTTCCAATCTGAACCTTACGGATATGGAAACCTGCTATAAACTTTTTAACACCCGGCTCATTCAATCCATCAAACTAACCGAGCAACGTTTCGGCTTTGAACCCGAAGTAACTCAAAAAATAGCCCGTGTGCCGCGAATTCGCATTTACGAGGTCGGCATATCCTATTACGGCCGCACTTATGAGGACGGCAAGAAAATAGGGTGGAAAGACGGAGTGCGGGCCATTTATTGTATTTTGAAGTACGGGTTGTTTGGGGTGAAGTGA
- a CDS encoding transglycosylase domain-containing protein — MQTRLNKVKNYIKKPKVIIILSVLVLCLLWFWFCLPKKLFTYPTSYVIDDEKGQLLGASIAKDGQWRFPYDTNVPEKFKQCIIAFEDKRFEHHPGVDIVALGRAFKQNISGRHVISGGSTLTMQIIRLATKDKRTYWNKFTEIFKALRLEIRYNKKQILALYASNAPFGSNVVGLDAASWRYFGRSPDKLSWGEMAAMAILPNSPSLVHPGKNRAVLLKKRNLLLDKLQEQGIIDASTASLAKLEPIPDQPVPLPQLAPTSCSVLKPICRMSPIVRRA; from the coding sequence ATGCAAACCAGGTTAAACAAGGTTAAAAATTATATCAAAAAACCAAAAGTAATAATAATACTCTCGGTTTTGGTGCTTTGCCTGTTATGGTTTTGGTTTTGCCTGCCTAAAAAGCTGTTCACCTACCCCACTTCCTACGTTATTGACGACGAAAAGGGCCAGTTGCTTGGCGCATCGATAGCGAAAGACGGTCAATGGCGCTTCCCTTACGATACCAACGTACCTGAGAAATTTAAACAGTGTATCATCGCTTTCGAGGATAAGCGTTTCGAGCACCACCCCGGTGTGGATATCGTAGCGCTTGGCCGCGCCTTTAAACAAAATATCAGCGGCAGGCACGTGATCAGCGGCGGCAGCACGCTGACGATGCAGATCATCCGGCTGGCCACAAAAGACAAACGTACCTACTGGAATAAGTTTACAGAAATATTTAAGGCGCTACGCCTCGAGATAAGGTACAATAAAAAACAAATACTGGCCTTGTATGCCAGCAATGCCCCGTTCGGATCGAATGTGGTTGGGCTCGATGCAGCTTCCTGGCGTTATTTCGGGCGCAGCCCGGATAAACTTTCCTGGGGCGAAATGGCGGCAATGGCCATATTGCCCAATTCGCCTTCATTGGTTCACCCGGGTAAAAACCGCGCCGTCTTGCTCAAAAAACGGAATTTGCTGCTCGATAAATTACAGGAGCAGGGCATCATCGACGCATCGACAGCGTCGCTGGCGAAGCTGGAACCTATCCCCGACCAGCCGGTTCCGCTGCCACAGCTGGCCCCCACCTCCTGCAGCGTTTTAAAGCCGATCTGCAGAATGAGCCCGATAGTTCGACGCGCATAA
- a CDS encoding penicillin-binding transpeptidase domain-containing protein produces the protein MQRQVNEVLERNHDVLKGNDINNIAAIVLDVETGQTLAYCGNISHPEDSTMQSDVDVISAPRSPGSTLKPLLFANMLHDGLILPNSLVPDVPTQIIGFHPRNFDLAYDGAVPASKALSRSLNVPAVKMLQQYKSERFYDFLHRIGITTLNKPADHYGLSLILGGGENNLWELSGAYADMARVLNHYNGIYNGKYDTADYHSPVYVQQPVKEHHLEKNGLLDAASIFYTFQAMEEVMRPGEEMLWQHFSSSQRVAWKTGTSFGFRDGWAIGITPDTLWVYGWVTPMARAGLG, from the coding sequence TTGCAACGGCAGGTAAATGAAGTATTGGAGCGCAATCACGATGTGCTGAAGGGAAACGATATCAACAACATAGCGGCCATAGTACTTGATGTCGAAACAGGCCAGACTTTGGCCTATTGCGGCAACATCTCGCACCCGGAAGATTCGACCATGCAAAGCGATGTGGATGTTATCAGCGCGCCACGCAGCCCCGGCAGCACGCTCAAACCACTACTATTCGCCAATATGCTTCACGATGGTTTGATCTTGCCCAATAGCCTGGTGCCCGACGTCCCGACACAGATCATCGGATTTCATCCCAGGAATTTCGACCTGGCGTACGATGGCGCGGTTCCGGCTTCCAAAGCTTTGTCACGCTCCCTAAATGTTCCGGCGGTAAAAATGCTCCAGCAATATAAGTCCGAACGGTTCTATGATTTTTTACATCGCATAGGCATAACTACCTTAAATAAACCGGCCGATCACTATGGCTTGTCGCTGATACTTGGCGGGGGTGAAAATAATCTTTGGGAACTTAGCGGCGCTTATGCTGATATGGCCCGCGTACTAAATCACTATAATGGTATTTATAACGGGAAATATGATACCGCCGATTACCATAGTCCTGTGTATGTGCAGCAACCAGTAAAAGAACATCACCTGGAAAAAAACGGCCTGCTGGATGCTGCCTCTATCTTTTACACCTTCCAGGCAATGGAGGAAGTAATGCGCCCTGGCGAGGAAATGTTATGGCAACACTTTAGTTCGTCGCAGCGTGTAGCGTGGAAAACGGGAACCAGCTTTGGCTTCCGCGACGGATGGGCAATAGGCATTACCCCCGATACGTTGTGGGTGTATGGGTGGGTAACACCGATGGCGAGGGCCGGCCTGGGTTAA
- a CDS encoding penicillin-binding protein 1C — translation MFEIFRLLPVSRGWFTMPINDMVKIKICRQSGYRAGIYCDDTYPMWVPQGGLRAAVCPWHQPVHLDKTGKWQVTGDCEPPSEMITKNWFVLPPSMEYYYKTKNYQYHVLPPFRPDCALNTKSNPMELIYPKEGAKIYIPLEVDGKRGRMVCNAAHRQPGIKIFWHLDDKYVGETTDFHQVALSPPPGLHKLTLVDANGNTVQVNFEILEK, via the coding sequence ATGTTCGAAATATTCAGGCTGCTGCCGGTTTCGCGCGGATGGTTCACGATGCCCATTAATGATATGGTGAAGATAAAGATATGCCGCCAAAGCGGTTACCGCGCAGGCATCTATTGCGACGATACCTACCCCATGTGGGTGCCGCAGGGCGGATTGAGGGCCGCGGTTTGCCCCTGGCATCAGCCGGTTCATCTTGATAAAACAGGTAAATGGCAGGTTACCGGCGACTGTGAGCCGCCGTCTGAAATGATCACCAAAAACTGGTTTGTCCTGCCGCCATCGATGGAGTATTATTATAAAACGAAAAATTATCAATACCATGTTCTGCCGCCTTTCAGGCCCGACTGCGCCCTGAATACAAAAAGCAACCCGATGGAGCTTATTTACCCCAAAGAAGGTGCGAAGATATACATACCCCTTGAGGTTGATGGCAAACGGGGTCGCATGGTGTGTAATGCTGCGCACAGGCAGCCTGGCATCAAAATTTTCTGGCATTTGGATGATAAATATGTGGGTGAAACCACCGACTTTCACCAGGTGGCTTTGAGTCCGCCGCCGGGTTTGCATAAACTTACACTGGTGGATGCCAACGGTAACACGGTGCAGGTGAATTTTGAGATACTGGAGAAGTAA
- a CDS encoding 3'-5' exonuclease, protein MLEQYDLHNMMVLDIETVPQYRNHDEVPEHIRKLWDQKTLNTRKDETAEDFYGRAGIWAEFGKIICISVGIFTRGKGVGLRVKSYYGHDEKQLLIRFSDLLNSQPPSLVLCAHNGKEFDFPYICRRMLINGLKFPSQLEIAGKKPWEVNHLDTMELWKFGDYKNYTSLSLLTAIFDIPTPKDDIDGSMVGQVYWVNGDLERISTYCQKDVVATAQLIRRYRGEPLITDDNIALVGE, encoded by the coding sequence ATGCTTGAACAATACGACCTGCACAACATGATGGTGCTCGACATCGAAACGGTGCCGCAGTACAGGAACCATGACGAGGTGCCGGAGCATATCCGTAAATTATGGGATCAGAAAACGTTGAACACCCGCAAGGATGAAACCGCGGAGGATTTTTATGGCCGCGCCGGCATTTGGGCCGAATTTGGTAAGATCATCTGTATCTCGGTTGGGATATTTACGCGGGGAAAGGGTGTTGGGCTTAGGGTAAAATCATATTATGGCCACGACGAAAAGCAATTGCTGATCAGATTTTCAGACCTGCTCAATTCCCAGCCGCCTTCACTCGTCCTTTGCGCGCATAACGGCAAGGAGTTCGATTTTCCATATATCTGCCGCCGAATGCTCATCAACGGCCTCAAGTTCCCGTCGCAGCTGGAAATAGCAGGTAAAAAGCCATGGGAAGTGAACCACCTGGACACGATGGAGCTATGGAAATTCGGAGATTATAAAAACTATACCTCGCTAAGTCTGCTCACAGCCATATTTGACATCCCGACCCCAAAGGACGACATAGATGGCAGCATGGTTGGCCAGGTGTATTGGGTTAACGGCGACCTGGAACGCATCAGCACTTATTGCCAGAAAGACGTTGTGGCCACTGCACAACTCATACGCCGCTACCGTGGCGAGCCTTTGATAACAGACGATAATATAGCACTGGTTGGAGAATAA
- a CDS encoding ABC transporter ATP-binding protein: MLQVNNLKVQFKTPNGLVGAVKGSSFTLEKGETVGIVGESGSGKSVTSLAIMRLHDPANTLISGEVFFNDTDLLRLSEDDMRDMRGNRIAMIFQEPMTSLNPVLTCGHQVTEAIRLHLGTSKQEAKRRAIELFNEVQLPRPEIIFESYPHQLSGGQKQRIMIAMALSCDPEILIADEPTTALDVTVQKTIIELLQRLKSERTMSLIFISHDLGVVSEIADKVIVMYKGEIVEEARTRDIFSHPKHPYTKGLLACRPSPEHHLKKLPVVADFLEEAGKNGGSIEKIREQYAYKPAEIKERRKALYARQPILRINELCTWFPVGGGLLGKKKDVVKAVNKVSFDVYPGETLGLVGESGCGKSTLGRSILRLIEPTSGNVNFENTDLRMLGKHDMRNVRRDIQIIFQDPYSSLNPRLTVGDSLMEPLQVHQLYENNGKRKKRVLELLERVNLPPEYFNRYPHEFSGGQRQRIVIARALALHPKFIICDESVSALDVSVQAQVLNLLRELQQEFNLTYIFISHDLSVIKHISDRVMVMNKGEIVETGDPDDIYYHPKMEYTKKLIESIPGR, encoded by the coding sequence ATGCTTCAGGTAAATAATTTAAAAGTTCAGTTTAAAACCCCAAATGGCCTGGTCGGCGCTGTCAAAGGGAGTTCGTTTACCCTGGAAAAAGGTGAGACCGTAGGCATTGTGGGCGAATCAGGTTCCGGCAAATCGGTTACTTCGCTGGCTATCATGCGCCTGCACGACCCGGCTAATACTTTGATAAGCGGTGAGGTGTTTTTTAATGATACCGACCTGCTCCGGCTTTCCGAAGATGATATGCGCGATATGCGCGGCAACCGTATTGCCATGATCTTCCAGGAGCCGATGACCTCTCTTAATCCGGTACTCACCTGCGGCCACCAGGTAACAGAGGCTATCCGACTCCACCTGGGGACCAGCAAGCAGGAGGCCAAACGGCGGGCCATCGAGCTGTTCAATGAAGTACAGCTGCCCCGGCCCGAAATTATCTTCGAAAGTTACCCGCATCAGCTATCCGGCGGGCAAAAGCAGCGCATTATGATAGCCATGGCGCTCTCCTGCGACCCGGAAATACTCATAGCCGATGAGCCGACGACCGCGTTGGATGTCACCGTTCAAAAAACGATCATCGAACTGTTGCAAAGGCTCAAAAGCGAACGTACCATGAGTTTGATCTTCATCTCGCACGACCTGGGTGTTGTGAGCGAAATAGCGGATAAGGTTATCGTGATGTACAAAGGAGAAATTGTGGAAGAGGCAAGGACCCGGGACATATTTTCGCACCCGAAACACCCCTATACCAAAGGCTTGCTGGCTTGCCGCCCGTCGCCCGAACATCATTTGAAAAAGTTGCCCGTTGTGGCCGATTTTTTAGAGGAGGCGGGAAAGAACGGCGGTTCCATCGAAAAGATAAGGGAGCAATACGCCTATAAGCCGGCAGAGATCAAAGAGCGCCGTAAGGCATTGTACGCCCGGCAGCCCATTCTCAGGATCAATGAATTGTGCACCTGGTTCCCGGTTGGAGGTGGCTTGCTTGGCAAAAAGAAGGATGTGGTGAAGGCCGTCAACAAGGTTAGCTTTGACGTGTACCCGGGCGAAACCCTGGGGCTGGTGGGCGAATCGGGCTGCGGAAAATCTACTTTGGGACGCAGTATTTTAAGGCTGATCGAACCAACATCCGGCAATGTTAATTTTGAGAACACCGATCTGCGTATGCTCGGTAAACACGATATGCGCAACGTGCGCCGCGATATCCAGATCATTTTCCAGGACCCCTACTCCTCTTTGAACCCCCGTTTAACCGTTGGAGATTCGCTAATGGAGCCTTTACAGGTGCATCAATTGTATGAAAATAACGGCAAACGCAAAAAAAGGGTATTGGAACTACTGGAACGGGTAAACCTGCCGCCGGAATATTTTAACCGTTATCCGCACGAATTTTCGGGCGGGCAGCGGCAGCGCATCGTAATTGCACGTGCCCTGGCACTCCATCCTAAATTCATTATTTGCGACGAATCGGTATCGGCGCTGGATGTTTCGGTACAGGCACAGGTACTAAACCTGCTGCGCGAATTACAGCAGGAATTTAATCTTACCTATATTTTCATTTCGCACGACCTGTCGGTTATCAAACACATATCCGACCGGGTAATGGTAATGAACAAAGGGGAGATCGTGGAAACCGGCGACCCGGACGATATCTATTACCATCCCAAAATGGAATACACTAAGAAACTGATTGAGTCAATCCCCGGGAGATAA